In the Aquipuribacter hungaricus genome, TGCGTCGTGTGCAGCCTCTACGCCGGCAAGCTCTTCCAGATCCAGGCGCTCGAGGGCTCGGCCCTGGCGCAGCAGGCCCTGGACCAGCGCCTGCGCTCCTCGCCGCTGCTCGCCCACCGCGGCGACGTCCTCGACCGGGAGGGCCAGGTCCTCGCCTCGACCGTCGAGCTGCGCCACGTCACGGTCGACCAGACGCTCGTGGCCACGTACGTCGACCCCGACGACCCCCGCCGGGCCGGGCCCCGCGCGGCCGCGGCCAGGCTCGCCCCCGTCCTGGGGGTCGACGCGCGCACCCTCACCGAGAGCCTCGACGGCGACAAGCGCTTCGCCTACCTCGTCAAGGACATCCAGCCCGAGGTGTGGCGCGAGGTCGCGGCGCTGCGCATCGTCGGCATCTTCAGCGAGCAGGCGAGCCGGCGCACCTACCCCGCCGGCCCCGTGGCGGGCGGCGTCATGGGCTTCGTCGGCGAGGAGGGCCACGGCCTGTCCGGGCTGGAGATGAGCCTGGACACCCAGCTGTCCGGCGAGGACGGCTACCTGCGCTACGAGGTCAGCGGCGAGAGCCGGTCGGCCCGCCCGATCCCCGGCGGCGCCACCGAGGAGAAGGAGCCCGTCGACGGCGACGACGTCGTCCTCAGCCTCGACCGCGACCTGCAGTGGATGGCCGAGGACGCGCTCACCGAGGCCGTCCGGGCCTCCGGTGCGGAGTCCGCGACCGCGATCGCCATGCGGGTGGACACCGGCGAGCTGCTCGTCATGGCCAACGCGCCGGGCTTCGACCCGAACGACCCCGGTGCCGCCGCCGCCGAGGACCGTGGCAACCGGGCGGTCGGCGAGATCTTCGAGCCGGGCTCGACGTCCAAGGTCATCACCGTCGCCGCCGCGCTCGAGGAGGGCGTCGTGGCGCCCACCACCCCCTTCGAGGTCGCCGACACCATCGTCCGCGGCGGCTCCCGGTTCAAGGACTCCCACCCGCACGCGGTGGAGCACCTCACCGTCGCCGGCGTCATGGCCGAGTCCAGCAACGTCGGGACCATCCTCACCGGCGAGGCGCTGAGCAACGAGAAGCTCCACGCCTGGTTCGGCGCGTTCGGCTACGGCGAGCCCACCGGCCTCGGCCTGCCCGGGGAGTCCCCGGGCCTGCTCGCGGACCCGGCCACGTGGTCGGGCTCCCAGCGCTACACCGTGATGTTCGGCCAGGGCGTCAGCGTCAACGCCGTCCAGATCGCCTCGGTGTTCCAGACCATCGCCAACGGCGGGGTCCGGGTCGAGCCCTCCGTCGTCGTGGGCACCCGGGACGGCGACGGCACCCTCACGCCCCGCCCGACCGGCGAGGCCGAGCAGGTCCTGTCGCCGGAGACCGCCGCGGCCGTCAGCAGCATGCTCGAGTCCGCCGTGACCGGCGAGAACGGCACCGGCGAGAACGCCGTCGTGCCCGGCTACCGGGTGGCGGGCAAGACCGGCACGGCCCAGCGGTACACCGAGGAGTGCGGCGGCTACTGCGGCTACACCGCGAGCTTCATCGGCTACGCGCCGGCCGAGGCGCCCGAGATCGTCGTCGCCGTCATGGTGCAGGACCCCAAGTCCGGGATCTTCGGCGGCAGCACCGCCGCGCCGGTGTTCCAGAAGATCATGAGCACCGCGCTCGCCGCCGAGGGCGTCCCCGCCTCCACCGGCGTCCACGCGCCGTACCCCCTGTTCTGGTGACCCGTGCAGCAGCTGCAGGACGGCCCCGCCACCGCCCCGAGGGGTAGCCTCCGGGCCGTGCCGACGCCACCCCCGACGGTCCGCGAGCTCGCGGAGCGCCACTCCCTCCGGCTGCGGTCGACCGCTCCCCAGGGCCCCGGGACGGGCCCGGACCAGGACCCGGCCACCGGGCCGACGGGCGCGGACCAGCACGTCGTCGGCGTCTCCCTCGACTCCCGCCGCGCGGGCCCGGGACAGCTGTGGGCGGCCCTGCCCGGCAGCACCACCCACGGCGCGCGCCACGCCCGACAGGCGCTGGACGCGGGCGCCGTCGCGGTCCTCACCGACCCCGAGGGCGCCCGCCTGGTCGCCGGGGAGGCGGGGGAGCGGGGCACCTGCCTGCTCGTCACCGACGACCCGCGCTCGAGCCTCGGCCCGGTGGCCGCCGACGTGCACGGCCACCCCTCGGAGCAGCTGGCGCTGGTCGGGGTCACCGGCACCAACGGCAAGACCACGGTCTCCACCCTCGTCGACGAGCTGCTCCGCTCGCTCGGCGCGACCACCGGGCTCATCGGCACCATCCGGGCGCGGGTCGGCGCCACCGAGCTGGCCAGCAGCTTCACCACGCCCGAGGCGCCCGACCTGCAGGCCCTGCTGCGGCAGATGGTCGACGCGGGCTGCACGGTGGCCACCACCGAGGTGTCGAGCCACGCCCTGGCGCAGCGGCGCGTCGACGGCACCCGGTTCGCCCTGGCCGTGTGGACGAACCTGTCCCGCGACCACCTGGACTTCCACGGCACCCTCGCCGCGTACTTCTCGGCCAAGCTCCGCCTGTTCACCGGCGGCTTCGCCCCGCGCGCGGTGGTCGCGGTGGACGACGCCTGGGGCCACGAGGTCGCCGCCCTGGCCCG is a window encoding:
- a CDS encoding peptidoglycan D,D-transpeptidase FtsI family protein is translated as MTTRTTARPPASSGADRSPRRSADRPAAPRAGTGGPGDGSGRGDGATRLRRGPRTGRTPVRLRLALVVVCVVCSLYAGKLFQIQALEGSALAQQALDQRLRSSPLLAHRGDVLDREGQVLASTVELRHVTVDQTLVATYVDPDDPRRAGPRAAAARLAPVLGVDARTLTESLDGDKRFAYLVKDIQPEVWREVAALRIVGIFSEQASRRTYPAGPVAGGVMGFVGEEGHGLSGLEMSLDTQLSGEDGYLRYEVSGESRSARPIPGGATEEKEPVDGDDVVLSLDRDLQWMAEDALTEAVRASGAESATAIAMRVDTGELLVMANAPGFDPNDPGAAAAEDRGNRAVGEIFEPGSTSKVITVAAALEEGVVAPTTPFEVADTIVRGGSRFKDSHPHAVEHLTVAGVMAESSNVGTILTGEALSNEKLHAWFGAFGYGEPTGLGLPGESPGLLADPATWSGSQRYTVMFGQGVSVNAVQIASVFQTIANGGVRVEPSVVVGTRDGDGTLTPRPTGEAEQVLSPETAAAVSSMLESAVTGENGTGENAVVPGYRVAGKTGTAQRYTEECGGYCGYTASFIGYAPAEAPEIVVAVMVQDPKSGIFGGSTAAPVFQKIMSTALAAEGVPASTGVHAPYPLFW
- a CDS encoding UDP-N-acetylmuramoyl-L-alanyl-D-glutamate--2,6-diaminopimelate ligase translates to MPTPPPTVRELAERHSLRLRSTAPQGPGTGPDQDPATGPTGADQHVVGVSLDSRRAGPGQLWAALPGSTTHGARHARQALDAGAVAVLTDPEGARLVAGEAGERGTCLLVTDDPRSSLGPVAADVHGHPSEQLALVGVTGTNGKTTVSTLVDELLRSLGATTGLIGTIRARVGATELASSFTTPEAPDLQALLRQMVDAGCTVATTEVSSHALAQRRVDGTRFALAVWTNLSRDHLDFHGTLAAYFSAKLRLFTGGFAPRAVVAVDDAWGHEVAALARERGMRVLTVGTVTGPAGRRGTAPDVGVRAVATTAAGAQTVELDGPFGDGGARTTLTVTTGMPGPFNAVNVALALTSVHLLLEDAPGGAALDLGRRVPATELAAAVGAVPGVPGRMERVVLPGEDGCPLVVVDYAHTPDAVAGAVAALRGATPGRLVVVLGAGGDRDQGKRAGMGRAASGADLVVVTDDNPRTEDPAVVRAAVLAGVTVEAVEVGDRAEAVRVALSRCTGPSDTVLLAGKGHETGQSAGGSVAPFDDRDVARQALAAWLRHRAGEQA